A portion of the Deinococcus terrestris genome contains these proteins:
- a CDS encoding DUF1905 domain-containing protein, whose protein sequence is MSGPSRPSTRLEFSGPLWFWRGPAPWYFVTVPAEQSGELKATSGLVTYGWGMIPVRVQVGTTAWKTSLFPKGDLYVLPVRASVRQAEGLEEGDLVSVHLEVA, encoded by the coding sequence GTGTCGGGCCCGAGTCGTCCGTCCACGCGGCTGGAATTCAGCGGCCCGCTGTGGTTCTGGCGCGGTCCGGCCCCCTGGTATTTCGTGACCGTCCCGGCGGAGCAGTCCGGCGAGTTGAAGGCCACCTCCGGCCTCGTCACTTACGGCTGGGGCATGATTCCGGTGCGCGTCCAGGTCGGCACGACCGCATGGAAGACCTCGCTGTTTCCCAAGGGGGACCTCTATGTGCTGCCCGTTCGGGCCAGCGTTCGGCAGGCCGAGGGGTTGGAGGAAGGCGACCTCGTGAGCGTACACCTGGAGGTGGCTTGA